The following are from one region of the Paenibacillus sp. JZ16 genome:
- the cydD gene encoding thiol reductant ABC exporter subunit CydD: MGKDLLGYKGAKTVFFLVAVCTLAQSMAILLQAKWLAEAVSALFAGSTLQEQGETIALFLLAFLARHGISAVQQGFAQRFAEETGTSLRKQLLDELFRNGPSFVRSEGTGNVVTLVLEGIGKFRKYAELTIPRLMGASITPALVWLYVFMTDRISGIILLVTMPILIVFLILVGLAARKQTEQQLDSYRMLSNHFVDSLRGLTTLKFLGQSRKHSESIQQVSEGYRAATMRTLRVAFLSSFALDFFTMLSVASVAVNLGLRLINGSLELLPALLILILAPEYFLPVRMVGADFHATLDGKQAGEAMQSMIQEARKGRLGGISGSVAAEGSVNGAGPFEPTGALETPAAGTMERTSTGLTFKIQNNFSNSSLRPQPRFQWDHQSVLELSGIGLRHEELGPASLEDVSFRIPGQRKIGIVGESGAGKSTLIELLGGFMAPTSGVMELNGVKLEDRNRRAWRTEVTYMPQQPYLFGATLADNVRFYAPEASTAQVEAAVEAAGLSDLVKSLPGGLEEMIGGGGRALSGGQAQRVALARALLGDRRVLLLDEPTAHLDIETEYELKETMLSLFQDKWVFLATHRLHWMQDMDYIIVLHQGRVAETGTHEELIARQGVYYGLITSQMEGVQ; this comes from the coding sequence ATGGGAAAAGATCTGCTGGGATACAAAGGCGCCAAGACGGTATTCTTCCTTGTCGCCGTATGTACCCTGGCACAGAGCATGGCCATCCTCCTGCAAGCCAAGTGGCTGGCGGAAGCCGTATCCGCCCTGTTTGCGGGATCAACGCTGCAGGAGCAGGGGGAGACCATTGCCTTGTTCCTGCTTGCATTTCTGGCACGCCACGGCATCTCGGCTGTGCAGCAAGGATTCGCACAGCGCTTTGCCGAGGAGACGGGCACGAGCCTGAGGAAGCAGCTGCTGGATGAGCTGTTTCGGAATGGGCCGTCCTTTGTCCGGTCGGAAGGAACGGGCAATGTGGTTACGCTTGTGCTGGAGGGCATCGGCAAGTTCCGCAAATATGCGGAGCTGACCATACCGCGTTTGATGGGGGCGAGCATTACCCCGGCGCTGGTATGGCTGTACGTGTTCATGACGGACCGGATATCAGGCATTATTCTGCTGGTGACCATGCCGATTCTGATCGTATTTCTCATCCTCGTAGGGCTTGCCGCGAGAAAGCAAACTGAGCAGCAGCTGGATTCCTACCGAATGCTGTCCAATCATTTTGTGGATTCGCTGAGAGGGCTCACTACCCTGAAGTTTTTGGGACAGAGCCGTAAGCACAGCGAGAGTATACAGCAGGTCAGCGAGGGATATCGTGCAGCTACCATGCGGACGCTGCGCGTGGCGTTTCTGTCGTCCTTCGCACTGGATTTCTTTACGATGCTGTCCGTGGCATCTGTTGCGGTAAACCTGGGCTTGCGCCTCATAAACGGCAGCCTGGAGCTGCTGCCCGCGCTGCTCATCCTGATCCTGGCACCGGAGTATTTCCTACCGGTGCGCATGGTCGGGGCGGACTTTCATGCCACGCTGGACGGCAAGCAGGCAGGGGAAGCGATGCAATCCATGATTCAAGAGGCCCGGAAAGGGCGTTTGGGTGGAATCTCGGGTTCTGTTGCTGCGGAGGGTTCGGTCAATGGAGCAGGTCCATTCGAGCCAACTGGAGCGCTTGAAACCCCGGCGGCAGGAACGATGGAACGGACCTCAACGGGCTTAACATTTAAAATTCAAAATAATTTCTCTAATTCCAGCCTCAGACCGCAGCCGCGATTCCAATGGGATCACCAAAGCGTGCTGGAGCTGTCCGGAATCGGCCTCAGGCACGAAGAGTTGGGGCCGGCCTCCTTGGAGGATGTCAGCTTCCGGATACCGGGTCAACGCAAGATCGGCATCGTCGGGGAGAGCGGGGCCGGCAAATCCACGCTCATCGAGCTACTGGGTGGATTTATGGCGCCTACATCTGGCGTGATGGAGCTAAACGGCGTGAAGCTGGAGGACAGAAACCGGCGGGCGTGGCGGACCGAGGTCACCTATATGCCGCAGCAGCCGTATTTATTCGGTGCTACCTTGGCGGATAATGTGCGCTTCTATGCACCGGAGGCGTCCACAGCGCAAGTCGAAGCAGCGGTAGAAGCGGCGGGACTGTCAGATCTGGTGAAGAGCTTGCCTGGCGGACTTGAAGAGATGATCGGCGGCGGCGGGCGCGCTTTAAGCGGCGGTCAGGCACAGCGCGTGGCCTTGGCCAGAGCGCTGCTCGGCGACCGGCGGGTTCTGCTGCTGGATGAGCCGACGGCCCACTTGGATATCGAGACGGAATACGAGCTGAAGGAGACGATGCTTTCCCTTTTTCAAGATAAGTGGGTATTCCTCGCGACGCACAGACTGCACTGGATGCAGGATATGGATTACATCATCGTTCTGCATCAGGGGCGGGTGGCGGAAACGGGAACCCATGAGGAGCTTATCGCTCGGCAAGGCGTCTATTATGGGTTGATTACATCGCAGATGGAGGGAGTACAATGA
- the cydB gene encoding cytochrome d ubiquinol oxidase subunit II: protein MLSLNELWFVLVAVLFIGFFFLEGFDFGVGMSTQLLAKNDTQRRVLINSIGPFWDANEVWLLTAGGAMFAAFPNWYATLFSGFYIPLVFLLLALIGRGVAFEFRGKVGDVRWKRVWDGAIFTGSVLPPFLLGVVFACLIQGLPINEEMQLHAGLFDVVNGYTVVGGLTMVMLCLLHGLMFTTLRTMGDLQERARRMARRLLLPVAALFVAFGVMTYFMTDIFVKRGVALTVLLVLALLAFLLGGYFMNIKRDGWAFGMTGAVIALLVTSVFVGLFPRVMVSSIHSAFDLTIYNAASGPYSLKIMTIVAVTLLPFVLGYQIWSYFVFHKRVHEKEHLEY from the coding sequence ATGCTGTCTCTTAACGAACTGTGGTTTGTGCTCGTTGCCGTCTTGTTTATAGGGTTCTTCTTCTTGGAGGGTTTCGACTTCGGGGTCGGGATGTCCACGCAGCTGCTGGCCAAAAATGATACCCAGCGCCGGGTGCTGATCAACTCGATCGGCCCGTTCTGGGACGCCAACGAGGTCTGGCTGCTGACGGCGGGCGGCGCCATGTTCGCCGCCTTCCCGAACTGGTATGCGACGCTGTTCAGCGGCTTCTACATTCCGCTTGTCTTTCTTCTGCTGGCCTTGATCGGGCGCGGGGTGGCCTTTGAATTCCGCGGCAAGGTGGGCGATGTTCGCTGGAAACGGGTGTGGGACGGTGCGATCTTCACCGGCAGCGTGCTTCCGCCATTTCTGCTCGGCGTTGTCTTTGCCTGCCTGATTCAGGGGCTCCCCATTAACGAGGAGATGCAGCTGCATGCCGGATTGTTTGATGTTGTGAATGGCTATACTGTGGTTGGCGGACTGACGATGGTGATGCTCTGCCTGCTGCATGGCTTGATGTTCACAACACTGCGCACGATGGGGGATCTTCAGGAACGGGCGCGCCGTATGGCCCGGAGACTCCTGCTTCCCGTAGCGGCCCTGTTCGTGGCATTCGGGGTGATGACGTATTTCATGACCGATATCTTCGTGAAGCGTGGCGTGGCGTTAACCGTGCTGCTGGTGCTGGCTTTGCTCGCATTCCTGCTGGGCGGATATTTCATGAACATCAAGCGGGACGGCTGGGCTTTCGGGATGACCGGGGCGGTTATCGCCCTGCTGGTAACGTCCGTGTTCGTGGGCTTGTTCCCGCGCGTGATGGTCAGCTCCATCCATTCCGCATTTGACCTGACTATTTATAATGCGGCCTCCGGACCGTATTCCCTCAAGATTATGACGATTGTGGCGGTCACGCTGCTGCCTTTCGTATTGGGCTATCAAATTTGGAGTTACTTCGTTTTCCACAAGCGGGTACATGAGAAGGAGCATTTGGAGTACTGA
- a CDS encoding cytochrome ubiquinol oxidase subunit I — MDPVMLARIQFASTTIFHFIFVPLSIGLAFLIAIMETMYVVKGQEVYKKMAKFWGKLFLINFAVGVVTGILQEFQFGMNWSDYSRFVGDVFGAPLAIEALLAFFLESTFIGLWIFGWDRLSKKVHLLSIWLVSFGTLMSAFWILAANSFMQRPVGFEMNNGRAEMNDFFALITNGQLLVEFPHTIFGALATGAFLVAGVSAYKLMKKQDLDFFKKSFHIAIVIGLITSILVAVFGHQQAQYLVDTQPMKMAAAESLWETSDDPAPWTVIAAIDPDKQENTMEFKIPYLLSFLSYSKFSGEVIGMKELQAQYEQQYGPGDYIPPVRTTFWSFRIMVAAGSVMILLGLYGAWLMLRKKVEKAGKWFLRLMLLGISLPFIANTSGWIMTEIGRQPWTVFGLITTENSVSPNVSAGSILFSLIMFTAIYAVLAAVMAYLFIKVIKKGPYAAEEEDHHASDPFNKEGYNAVS; from the coding sequence ATGGATCCGGTTATGCTGGCGCGAATTCAATTCGCATCGACAACCATTTTTCACTTTATTTTCGTACCGTTGTCCATCGGGTTGGCGTTTCTGATTGCCATCATGGAGACGATGTATGTTGTTAAAGGCCAGGAAGTCTACAAGAAAATGGCGAAGTTCTGGGGAAAGCTGTTCCTGATTAACTTTGCGGTCGGGGTTGTGACAGGGATTCTGCAGGAATTCCAGTTCGGCATGAACTGGTCGGATTACTCAAGGTTTGTCGGGGACGTATTTGGCGCACCGCTTGCCATTGAAGCATTGCTGGCGTTTTTCCTAGAGTCGACGTTTATTGGACTGTGGATATTCGGTTGGGACCGTTTATCAAAGAAGGTCCATCTGCTTAGTATCTGGCTGGTGTCCTTCGGCACCCTGATGTCCGCATTCTGGATTCTGGCAGCGAATTCGTTCATGCAGCGTCCCGTCGGATTCGAGATGAATAATGGGCGGGCGGAGATGAATGATTTCTTCGCACTGATTACGAACGGTCAGCTGTTGGTGGAGTTCCCGCACACGATCTTCGGGGCACTGGCAACCGGGGCGTTCCTCGTTGCAGGTGTGAGTGCCTACAAGCTGATGAAGAAGCAGGATCTGGATTTCTTTAAGAAATCATTTCACATCGCCATCGTGATTGGCCTCATTACCTCTATTCTGGTTGCGGTATTCGGTCACCAGCAGGCGCAGTATTTGGTGGATACGCAGCCGATGAAGATGGCCGCTGCGGAGAGCCTGTGGGAAACGAGCGATGATCCTGCGCCTTGGACGGTCATTGCGGCCATCGATCCGGATAAGCAGGAGAACACGATGGAGTTTAAAATCCCGTATTTGCTCAGCTTTTTGTCCTACAGCAAGTTTTCCGGTGAAGTCATCGGGATGAAGGAGCTGCAGGCGCAGTACGAACAGCAATATGGTCCTGGAGACTATATTCCGCCGGTTCGTACCACCTTCTGGAGCTTCCGGATTATGGTGGCCGCTGGCAGCGTCATGATTCTGCTGGGATTGTACGGAGCGTGGCTGATGCTGCGCAAAAAGGTCGAGAAGGCCGGCAAATGGTTCCTCAGACTGATGCTGCTCGGCATTTCGCTGCCGTTCATCGCCAATACGTCGGGATGGATCATGACGGAGATCGGACGCCAGCCTTGGACGGTATTCGGACTGATCACTACGGAGAACAGTGTTTCACCGAACGTCAGCGCAGGCTCGATCCTGTTCTCGCTGATCATGTTTACTGCCATTTATGCGGTGCTGGCAGCCGTTATGGCGTATCTATTTATCAAAGTCATTAAGAAAGGACCGTATGCGGCGGAGGAAGAGGACCACCACGCAAGCGATCCGTTTAATAAGGAGGGCTACAATGCTGTCTCTTAA
- the ade gene encoding adenine deaminase, whose translation MSSIQRQKRYEVSRQLGKVALGQEPADLVIKSGTLVNVFTGELQERVDVAMASGRIAYIGNADHTIGEGTRVIEANGRYISPGLLDGHMHVESTMLTVTEFAKAAIVSGTTGVYMDPHEIANVFGMEGVRWMHEEGQQLPMKVFTTIPSCVPSTFDLEDAGAQLGVADIEEGLTWPGVAGLGEVMNFPGVVYGDPTMSGEIEATLRAGKTVTGHFPAEDDRMLQAYMATGVSSDHETVTREQALEKVRLGMHLMIREGSAWQDVKEVVKVITEDKVRTDNISLVTDDVYPQTLLRLGHMNHVVRRAMEEGVDPVTAIQLGTINVARYFGMDMELGSISPGKTADILLIDDLLSMVPSVVITDGEVVAENGRLVKAFPVYQYPEKAFNSVKLQRSLTADDFLLRSKFDATRTEVNVVRVIENSARTAKMTAVLSVEQGVIQPDLDQDVVQLACIERHGTTGQISLGFASGFGLKSGAVASTVAHDSHNLLVMGTNAEDMALAANELAACGGGMIVVRDGKVLAKVAMPIAGLLADRPVEIVAEEVAALEEAWKELGCYIHAPFMTFSLIALPVIPEIRITNRGIADVTEFKLIETEIGAVQ comes from the coding sequence ATGAGTTCAATCCAGAGACAGAAACGATACGAGGTCAGCCGGCAGCTGGGGAAGGTTGCCTTAGGACAGGAGCCAGCCGATCTGGTCATCAAGAGCGGCACGCTGGTAAATGTGTTTACAGGCGAGCTTCAGGAGCGAGTGGACGTGGCCATGGCCTCCGGGCGCATTGCTTATATCGGCAACGCGGATCACACGATCGGGGAGGGGACTCGGGTCATCGAAGCGAATGGCCGATATATCTCGCCGGGCCTGCTCGACGGCCATATGCATGTGGAGAGCACGATGCTCACCGTGACCGAGTTTGCCAAGGCGGCTATCGTTAGCGGAACGACAGGGGTATATATGGATCCCCATGAGATTGCCAACGTATTCGGCATGGAGGGCGTGCGCTGGATGCACGAGGAAGGGCAGCAGCTGCCGATGAAGGTGTTCACCACCATACCTTCGTGTGTGCCGTCAACCTTCGATCTGGAGGATGCCGGGGCGCAGCTGGGCGTAGCCGACATTGAGGAAGGGCTGACATGGCCCGGTGTTGCCGGGCTTGGCGAAGTGATGAATTTCCCGGGCGTCGTGTATGGCGATCCGACCATGAGCGGGGAGATCGAAGCCACGCTGCGTGCAGGCAAGACGGTGACCGGGCATTTTCCGGCAGAGGACGACCGGATGCTGCAGGCATATATGGCAACCGGCGTAAGCTCCGACCATGAGACGGTAACCCGGGAGCAGGCTTTGGAGAAGGTTCGCCTCGGCATGCACCTGATGATCCGCGAGGGTTCGGCTTGGCAGGATGTGAAGGAAGTTGTTAAGGTCATAACGGAAGATAAGGTGCGCACAGACAATATTTCTCTGGTTACGGATGATGTGTATCCGCAGACGCTGTTGAGACTCGGACATATGAACCATGTGGTCCGCCGCGCTATGGAAGAGGGCGTGGACCCGGTTACGGCGATCCAGCTGGGAACGATCAACGTGGCTCGTTATTTCGGGATGGACATGGAGCTTGGCAGCATTTCACCTGGCAAAACGGCGGATATATTGCTGATTGATGATCTGTTGAGCATGGTCCCTTCCGTTGTGATCACGGATGGCGAAGTGGTTGCAGAGAACGGCCGACTCGTGAAGGCGTTCCCTGTATATCAATACCCGGAAAAAGCCTTTAACTCGGTCAAACTGCAGCGTTCGCTTACTGCGGATGACTTTCTGCTGCGCAGCAAATTCGATGCAACTCGCACGGAAGTGAACGTGGTGCGCGTCATCGAGAACAGCGCCCGTACCGCTAAAATGACGGCGGTGCTCTCCGTGGAGCAGGGCGTCATCCAGCCAGACCTGGATCAGGACGTGGTTCAGCTGGCATGCATTGAGCGCCACGGCACGACGGGACAAATCTCGCTCGGTTTTGCGAGCGGCTTCGGACTGAAGTCCGGCGCAGTTGCGTCCACGGTAGCGCATGACAGCCACAATCTGCTTGTGATGGGCACAAATGCCGAGGATATGGCACTCGCGGCGAATGAGCTGGCGGCGTGCGGTGGCGGCATGATCGTAGTACGGGACGGCAAGGTGCTGGCGAAGGTGGCGATGCCGATTGCCGGTTTGCTGGCGGACCGTCCGGTTGAGATCGTAGCGGAGGAGGTCGCTGCCTTGGAGGAAGCTTGGAAGGAGCTCGGATGCTACATTCATGCCCCGTTCATGACCTTCTCGCTCATTGCGCTGCCGGTGATTCCGGAAATCCGCATAACCAACCGCGGGATCGCGGACGTAACGGAATTCAAGCTCATCGAGACCGAGATTGGCGCGGTTCAATAA
- a CDS encoding NAD(P)H-dependent oxidoreductase, with product MKKVLIIQGNPIANSYGSLLAEVYARGAAESGAEVRELVLAELEFDLNLSGGYEGKQPLEPDLQKAQELISWADHLVFVYPNWWGGMPALLKGFIDRVFLPGFAFKYRKNSPLPEQLLKGKTARLIVTMDSPYVYYRFYLGQPGHQMMKHSILKFCGVGSVRATNITQLRKMPEVARKQWLERVHRMGRKLA from the coding sequence ATGAAAAAGGTTTTAATTATTCAAGGCAATCCCATTGCGAACAGCTATGGCAGCCTGCTGGCCGAGGTCTATGCGAGGGGGGCGGCCGAATCTGGGGCGGAGGTGCGGGAGCTGGTGCTTGCGGAGCTGGAGTTTGACCTGAATCTCTCCGGCGGCTATGAGGGTAAACAACCGCTGGAGCCGGATCTGCAAAAAGCGCAGGAACTGATCTCTTGGGCGGATCACCTGGTATTTGTGTACCCGAATTGGTGGGGCGGCATGCCGGCACTGCTCAAAGGGTTCATCGACCGGGTGTTTCTGCCGGGCTTTGCCTTTAAATACCGCAAGAACTCGCCCTTGCCGGAGCAGCTGCTCAAAGGGAAGACGGCCCGTCTGATCGTCACGATGGATTCGCCGTACGTCTACTACCGTTTCTATCTCGGCCAGCCGGGGCATCAAATGATGAAACATTCCATTCTGAAGTTTTGCGGCGTAGGCAGTGTGCGTGCCACGAACATTACGCAGCTTCGCAAAATGCCTGAAGTGGCAAGAAAGCAATGGCTTGAGCGTGTACACAGAATGGGACGGAAATTGGCCTAA
- a CDS encoding TetR/AcrR family transcriptional regulator: MKKKPHFDSKKKDILQAAMKLFAEKGVDGVSVKEIGAAAGVTDAAIYKHFTNKDAVAAEAFEEYCSSYTRLVDDYASRPGLFTERLSALVTRVLASYDEDKYGLLLLSQHHELFTEVLKSRGRQPLDALHDLLEQAVLQRDIPPQNTRLTSVLIIGAFNQLAIATMQGELEEPLSPLASEVTAHLLALTGLGKGPA; this comes from the coding sequence ATGAAAAAGAAACCACATTTCGATAGCAAGAAGAAGGATATTTTGCAGGCTGCCATGAAGCTCTTCGCGGAGAAGGGCGTGGACGGCGTATCGGTGAAGGAGATCGGCGCGGCGGCGGGCGTAACGGATGCGGCGATCTATAAGCATTTTACGAATAAGGATGCCGTGGCAGCGGAGGCGTTCGAGGAATACTGCAGCAGCTATACGCGTCTGGTGGATGATTATGCGTCCCGCCCCGGCTTGTTTACAGAGCGGCTGTCGGCGCTCGTCACCCGGGTGCTGGCTTCGTATGACGAGGATAAATACGGCTTGCTGCTCTTGTCCCAGCATCACGAGCTGTTTACGGAGGTGCTCAAGAGCAGAGGACGCCAGCCGCTGGACGCCTTGCATGATCTGCTTGAGCAAGCGGTCTTGCAGCGGGATATTCCGCCGCAGAATACGCGGTTAACCTCCGTGTTGATCATCGGTGCATTCAACCAGTTGGCGATCGCAACGATGCAAGGGGAGCTGGAGGAACCTTTGTCGCCGCTGGCATCTGAAGTGACGGCGCATTTATTGGCATTAACAGGTTTGGGAAAAGGTCCGGCGTGA
- a CDS encoding MFS transporter, which yields MGSTSFRQLTGNARGCLVYEPLFLIPYSMFTTYTSIYMYQLGVTETGIGWITSIGLLVQVLSSFLSGYLTDRLGRKKALLYFDVLSWTVATLLWAVSQNFWFFVIAAVINGFQKVPHTAFYCLLVEDTAPKERTYVFTLLQLISVVGGLFAPIGGLLVYHFTLVPGVRIMFVLACILMTIQFIGRHYATRETDIGYRKMKETKAMSLREGMSDYASVMKSMLGNPLLLMIFGVYILFNFQMTVKTTYVSIFMVEYLHLGSGLISVFPAFSSVIMLIFMRWIMPRIGEQHVHRTMVWGFVISVLSNVILVFAPQGDLLVLSLSTVIAAIGTMMTYPYLETAVANAIDDENRAKIFALLQVLILIVISPSGIIGGWAYGVDPRIPFLLVAGAFVISIPLMLLYGKKVKAAPVEAGA from the coding sequence ATGGGTTCTACTTCGTTTCGGCAATTGACTGGCAATGCGCGGGGCTGTCTCGTTTACGAGCCGCTGTTTCTTATTCCTTACAGTATGTTCACGACGTACACCTCGATCTACATGTACCAACTTGGGGTAACCGAGACGGGAATCGGCTGGATTACCTCCATCGGTTTGCTTGTGCAGGTGCTTTCTTCGTTTCTCAGCGGGTATTTAACGGACCGTTTAGGCAGAAAAAAAGCGCTGCTGTACTTCGACGTACTAAGCTGGACCGTGGCTACGCTGCTCTGGGCGGTTTCGCAGAACTTCTGGTTTTTTGTGATCGCGGCGGTCATCAACGGCTTTCAGAAGGTGCCGCATACCGCCTTTTACTGTCTGCTGGTGGAGGACACCGCGCCGAAGGAGCGGACCTATGTCTTTACGCTGCTGCAGCTGATTAGCGTTGTCGGCGGCTTGTTTGCACCGATCGGCGGGCTGCTGGTGTATCATTTCACGCTTGTGCCCGGGGTGCGCATCATGTTCGTGTTGGCCTGTATCCTGATGACGATCCAGTTCATCGGGCGCCACTATGCGACAAGGGAGACGGATATCGGTTACCGCAAGATGAAAGAAACGAAGGCAATGAGCCTGCGGGAGGGGATGTCCGACTATGCTTCGGTGATGAAGAGCATGCTCGGAAACCCGCTGCTGCTGATGATCTTCGGGGTGTATATATTATTTAATTTTCAGATGACGGTGAAGACGACCTACGTCTCCATTTTCATGGTGGAATATTTGCATTTGGGGAGCGGCCTGATCTCCGTCTTTCCGGCATTCTCCTCCGTAATTATGCTCATATTCATGCGGTGGATCATGCCCCGAATCGGAGAGCAGCATGTGCACCGGACGATGGTATGGGGGTTCGTTATATCGGTATTGTCCAATGTCATACTGGTGTTTGCGCCGCAAGGGGATCTGCTGGTGCTGAGCTTGAGTACCGTCATTGCCGCAATCGGCACCATGATGACGTACCCATACTTGGAGACTGCGGTGGCCAACGCCATTGACGATGAGAATCGCGCCAAAATATTCGCGCTGCTCCAGGTGCTCATCCTCATTGTCATTTCGCCATCCGGCATCATTGGCGGCTGGGCATATGGAGTTGATCCGAGAATTCCCTTCTTGCTAGTTGCCGGGGCATTTGTGATCAGCATCCCGCTTATGCTGCTGTACGGCAAAAAGGTAAAGGCGGCGCCTGTTGAAGCCGGAGCTTAA
- a CDS encoding sensor histidine kinase: MRLRRRLAFHFTYQLIAFSAFMFCFLIVLLFFLIKHISEDEIKRNFPTGVLNSIVTETVTENGEVLLQEQWKLLLQEKEMWLQVVDMDGNVILSTNTAPDVPSEYSVSTLLEIKEERRLGEYTMDWQMDLTYEEPLLYLIGRIDEGSDHLREWYAHYQNGGRVRPEDEAELERELAGLGGYLHVIDREGRVVQAIGTDSDNKVSYHPLEIITMQEQPGTYSTHIAVYRDTDSGNTWVYHTPQDGALEKRPMMNELIRVALWTMVCVLVLSLGVAIWHGYRYSRPLLLFTGWFERMGSGAYEEVLTPKDRKRVFRKNGKLRTRFKLYKEVIHSFYKMAEQLAETERERERLDRNREEWMSGISHDLRTPLSSIQGYGYMLENAPQDWSQEELREMGTVIREKGDYMLELINDFSLVFRLRSEIRPQELTRLDLNELVRRCVLKYVNDATLDANFNYIGGDEALLVDGNAKWLQRLMDNLITNAVKHNPDGVNVEVRVERRPGGAAIVVADQGVGMDEETRCNLFERYYRGTNTEESMDGSGLGMSIAKAIVEAHRGRVKVWSEVGRGTTITVLLPEAGLQEGEGAAERGKE, from the coding sequence ATGAGACTGCGCAGAAGGCTGGCCTTTCATTTTACGTACCAATTGATTGCGTTCTCGGCGTTTATGTTTTGCTTCCTGATCGTGCTCTTATTCTTCCTGATCAAACATATCAGCGAGGATGAGATCAAACGGAACTTTCCGACAGGTGTCCTGAACAGCATCGTGACCGAGACGGTGACGGAGAATGGGGAGGTCCTGCTGCAGGAACAGTGGAAGCTCCTGCTTCAAGAGAAGGAGATGTGGCTGCAAGTGGTGGATATGGACGGAAACGTGATTCTTTCCACCAATACGGCTCCGGATGTTCCGTCGGAGTACTCGGTAAGCACCTTGCTCGAGATCAAGGAGGAGCGCCGTCTCGGCGAGTACACGATGGATTGGCAGATGGATCTGACCTATGAAGAACCGCTGCTGTATCTGATCGGACGTATCGATGAGGGTTCGGACCATCTTCGGGAATGGTATGCCCATTACCAGAACGGCGGCAGGGTGAGGCCGGAGGATGAAGCGGAGCTTGAACGCGAATTAGCCGGTCTAGGCGGTTATTTGCATGTCATTGACCGGGAGGGCCGCGTTGTCCAAGCGATTGGAACAGATTCAGACAATAAGGTAAGCTACCACCCGCTGGAGATCATTACGATGCAGGAGCAGCCGGGCACGTATTCCACGCATATCGCGGTTTATCGCGATACGGACAGCGGCAACACCTGGGTATATCATACGCCGCAGGACGGGGCGCTGGAAAAAAGACCGATGATGAACGAGCTGATCCGCGTGGCGTTATGGACGATGGTCTGCGTGCTTGTGCTGTCGCTAGGGGTCGCCATATGGCATGGATATCGGTACAGCCGGCCGCTGCTGCTGTTTACCGGGTGGTTTGAGCGGATGGGGAGCGGAGCTTACGAGGAAGTGCTGACGCCGAAGGACCGGAAGCGGGTATTCCGTAAGAACGGAAAGCTGCGCACGCGCTTCAAGCTGTACAAGGAAGTGATTCATTCGTTTTACAAGATGGCGGAGCAGCTTGCCGAGACCGAGAGGGAACGGGAGCGGCTCGATCGTAACCGGGAAGAATGGATGTCCGGGATATCGCATGATTTGCGTACTCCGTTGTCCTCCATCCAGGGTTACGGCTATATGCTTGAGAATGCACCGCAGGATTGGAGTCAGGAGGAACTGCGGGAGATGGGAACGGTGATTCGGGAAAAAGGGGACTACATGCTGGAGCTGATCAATGATTTCTCGCTCGTCTTCCGTCTGAGAAGCGAGATCCGCCCGCAGGAGCTGACCCGGCTTGACCTGAATGAGCTGGTGCGCCGCTGCGTGCTGAAATACGTCAATGATGCTACGCTGGATGCGAATTTCAACTATATCGGCGGCGATGAGGCGCTGCTCGTCGACGGCAATGCCAAGTGGCTGCAGCGGTTGATGGATAACCTGATCACGAATGCCGTGAAGCATAATCCGGATGGGGTAAACGTTGAGGTCCGGGTGGAGAGACGTCCGGGCGGTGCGGCGATCGTGGTTGCGGATCAAGGCGTGGGGATGGACGAAGAGACCCGCTGCAATCTGTTCGAGCGTTACTACCGGGGAACGAATACTGAAGAGAGCATGGACGGCTCGGGACTCGGGATGAGTATCGCCAAGGCGATTGTCGAAGCACATCGGGGCCGGGTAAAGGTGTGGTCTGAAGTGGGCCGAGGAACCACCATCACCGTGCTATTGCCTGAGGCTGGCTTACAAGAAGGTGAGGGGGCTGCTGAGCGCGGCAAGGAGTAA